CCGGCACAATGCTCAGGTTGACGCCCACCTGATCTGCAGGCACGACGGTTCCCGACACGATCTGCCACCGCACTTCGGCAAAGGCACGCAGTGCGTCCTGCAGTTGCTGCGCCGAAAACCACAGCGCCTGGGGATCGATGCTGTCGATGATGATCAGCCGGTCGGGCGCCAACTGGAACGTGTCGCCCGTTAAATCAAATTGGCGCGGCACGGGAATCAGTGGCAAATTCGAAGTATCCATTTCGATTGGTTTAGCTCCTTGCTAACTATCAATTGTAAGTGGTCAACGATCAGTTGTTAACACCTGCGCCGGAANNNNNNNNNNNNNNNNNNNNNNNNNNNNNNNNNNNNNNNNNNNNNNNNNNNNNNNNNNNNNNNNNNNNNNNNNNNNNNNNNNNNNNNNNNNNNNNNNNNNGTTAAATCAAATTGGCGCGGCACGGGAATCAGTGGCAAATTCGAAGTATCCATTTCGATTGGTTTAGCTCCTTGCTAACTATCAATTGTAAGTGGTCAACGATCAGTTGTTAACACCTGCGCCGGAAGATTCTTTTCCGATTCCTGACCTGGACATGCCAGAGGAACGCTGATTGCGCAGACCTCCGGCGCAGAGATCGCTGATCTTTTCTGATATCTGATCAGCGTTTACCCTTCGGCTGCGCTCAGGACAGGTCGGCGGTTATCTGCGGTTATGATTTTTCTCTGATTCCTCCGCAGATTCTCTCTGATCTTGTTTGGATTGATCTGCGTCCACCCTTCGGCTACGCTCAGGACACGTTTGCGTTTATCAGCGTCATACTTCGGCTACGCTCAGCACAGGTCTGCGGTTCATTCAGGTCTGCGATACATCCTTCTTGTTAGATTGGCGGTCACGATCGAGCAAAACCCCGGTGGAGTCGATGAGTCGGCGACGAACTGTTTGGGCGTCCAGACCGCCCTGTTCCATGCCAAGCAACGTAGCGCCCACCACCGGCGGCACACGGAGTCTCACCAAGCGGGCCAGAGGCGCCACCGCATGGATCGTTTCGCGCATGACGTCGATCAGGCGGGGGCTTCCTTTGTAAAAGCTGCCCGCCAGCACCACTTCAAACGCAGAATTCTCAAAATTCAGTTGGCGGATGACGCCGTTGGCCAGGTCGCCCAGCCCCCGGCCGGACCAGGTGATGAGGTCCTGCGCCACCTGGTCACCTGATGCCGCCACGTCAAAGACGATGGGAGCATGAGCCGGGCCCAGGTAGTAGCGATCACGCGCGAGTCCGGCCAACAGATCAACCGTGTCTCTGGCGCCCGTTGCTTCCAGAAAGGCGCCGCCAAGCACTGTGGATGGCCCTCGTTGCGTCCAGGCTGCGGCTACAGCTTGCACCGCTTTGCCCACCAATTCAAGGGCGCCGGCATGCTCACCAAACAGAGCACTCGATCCGGTGACACGCCCAACTCTGCCTTGCTGGTCCCTGCCCCGACAGTTGACGCTGGTCCCGGCGGATACAGCCACTCCCCAGCCGGTCCTGGAGCCTGCCAAAAGGCCGGACATGGCATCGTTGACCATAGCGTACGGTGCGCCGAGGTCGAGAGAATCGATCATCCGGCGGTGTGGTTCGACATCTTCGGGCCAATCATAGCCGGCGAGACCGAATCCCGCGCCGGTGAGGACTCCCATGTCCAGCCCGGCCGAGGTCAGAGTGCGATGGATGAGGTCACCCAGCACCTCGCGAGCGCCCTGCCAGCCGATGGCTTCCCAGCTGCCGGGACCGGTTTCGCTAAAACCGATGGCCTGGCCTTGTTCATCTGCGATCAGGGCGTGGCTTTTGGTGTTGCCGACGTCGACGCCGAGGTAGTATTTTGTCATGATTCTTGATGTCAGAATGTCAAGATGCGGATCGTGACATGATGATATTATTCACTGGGGTTACGCAGGTGAGTATTTTCAGAAGCCGGCGACACGGGGACGCGGCGACACGGGGACGCGGCGACCCTGAGACCCTGAGACTCTGAGACTCTGAGACTCTCTGAAACTCCGAAGTGCGTAACATCAGTTATCAAACTGCGGCAGGTACGCTTGGTTCGTGGCGATGAGATCGTTCAGGACTGCTTCAACCTGGTCGGCTGAAGGCCCCAGAGGATGGGCGAGCAGCGCCTGGTAGGCGGCGTCGCGGTCACCATGCACGGCGGCTTCAACTGTGAGCAATTCGTAGCTCTTTACATGCGCCAGCAGGCCGGAACAGACCGGCGGCAGGGGTTCAGTTGCGATAGGTTCGATGCCCGAGCGACCGACACGGCAGGGCATCTCCAGCACCCAGTCTTTGGGCCAACCAGGTACAGCACCGCCATGTGGAACATTGACCACATGTGTTTCGCCCAGATCGTTGTAATGGGCGTTGAGAAGTTGCGTAGCCACGGTCGAGTAATAGGCCCCGCCTCGTTTCATGAGGTCGTCCGGCGGCTCGGTCAGGGAGGGGTCGGCGTACTGCGCCAGCAAGTCTCGCTCGATCTCCATCACTTCCTCCGCGCGGGAGCCTGTCTCGTCCCATTTACCCTGTTGATCCAGCTTCTTTTCAGTGAAGTAGAAATACTGCAGATAATAATTGGGCAGCATCTTCAGCGATTCGATCAGTTCCGGCGGCCATTCAGGTTCCTCGCTGGCCCGAAGGTCGGCCAGGGCCCCGGCGATGACCTGCTGCCAGACATCTTCCTGCCCAATCGAAAATCCTCTGTGCCAGGAGAGATGGTTCAGGCCCAGGGTATCGAGTTGTGCCTGAGCGGGATCGATGCTCATGCCACTGCGCTTTTCAAGCTGCTCGATGATGTGCATCTTGGCGGTGATCGGCGCATTGCACACGCCAGCCGCTGGCACAGCCGGCGCGTGGCGAGCCAGGGCCTCGGTGACCAGCCCCGCCGGATTGGTGAAATTGACCAACAGGGCGCCGGCGGCCGATTCCTGCATGTCGTTGGCAATGCTGAGGATGGCGGGGATAGTGCGCAGCGCTTTGGCCATCCCACCCACACCGGTCGTCTCCTGTCCAATCAGACCGTGGCGCCGGCCCAGGTACTCATCCTCCCGACGGGCCTGCATACCACCCACCCGAAGCTGGGTGGTCACGTAGCTGGCTCCAGCCACGCCTTGACGCTGGTCGGTGGTGAGATGCACCTGAAAGGGGGAGCCTTTGGCCTGCACCATACGCCGCGCGAAACCTCCGACGATGTCCAGACGCTGCTGGTCAATATCCACAAGCCAAAGTTCGGACATGGGGAAACTATCGATTCGCTGTAAAAAGCCGTTGATGAGTTCGGGCGTGTAGCTGGAGCCACCGCCGATGACTGCTACTTTCATGTCCAGAGTCCTTTCATGTCATTTCGACGCGATTGCTTTTTTTTGTGTTAGTGTCGGCGAATCTGCACGGAGGGCTATTTCGGTTTGCCCGCGCAGCAGGCGGGCGTCATCACCATCAGGGTGACAGATTGCGGTGGCAGAACGATAGCCTGGCCGTTTTCCAGCGCCAGCGGTTCCAGTTCTTCGGCCATGTGTTCTCTATCCAACCGCCACACCTGTACGTCGTTATCGAGCGAGAAATTCTGCAGCCACAACGGCATACTCTTGGTTTCATCCGCCAGATTGACGAACATGATGGTGAGAACGCCATCCGGGCGTTTGGCCGCATACACGCCTACATCGGGGTCGTCGGTGTTGGCGTAGACCTGTTGCTCGCCGAAGCGTTTATAGAGTTGATAGGTGTAGTAGGTCGGTCGGGCATCGTAAGCATCCAGAAGCCCATAGCCTCCCTGCCCGCCGCGGGTGACGAGAATGAAGTAGCCGACCATGTCCACCTTGTTTTTGATCAAACGGCCCAGCACGTCGGCCCACCAAATGGCGTTGTAGAAGGAGTCGGGGGTGGCCTGGCCACCGACGGCGTGGGTGTAGTGCGAATTGATCTCAGTGACGGCGATGGGAATATCCCGGCCTGTGGTCTCGCGGATCACGCTTCGCAAGCTGGGGATGATGTGATCCCATTCGCGGGAATTGGTCCGCATTTCGTCGACGGTGGCGGGGATGCCTGGATCGCCGCTGGGGAAGGGATAACGATGAATGGTAACGATGTCCACCATGTCGCCGTTGGCTTTCAGGAACCCGGTCATCCAGTTCCGGCCAAAATCATCGACGGGATCGATCGAGGGCGTTCCTGCGTATTGGTGCGGTTCCGGCCCCATCAGCAGGATTTCGGGATCGATGGCTACCATGGCTTCACCGTACTGTCGCCATTGCTCGTTGTAGTAGTCGATGTTGCCCCATTGTTCCCAGCCAGGCATGCCGGAGTAGAGGGTAGGTTCGTTGCCGATGGCCCAGTAGCGAATATTGAAGCCTTTTTCGATGTTGGCGTAGCGCACCAGATCGGCGGCCACTTGGGAAGAGCTGTCGGGCAGGCGCACATTGATCATCGGCTCAACGTTCAGTTGCCGAGCCAGGGCGATGAATTGGTCAAGCTGGTAGGGCTGGATGTCGTTCTTGTCGCCCCATTCGCCGCCGGGATAGCGCAACAGGGTCACGCCAGATTGCTCGGCCAGGGGGATCGTCTCCGGTCGAAGGGAGACCCATGGCCCGTAGTTGGAGCCAAAGACCAGCGGATTGATGGTCCCCAACTCCCTGGAGGGATCGACGAAAAGTGTGCCAGGCACCGCCGTTGGCACCGGTGTGAAGGTGGGCAGGGCTTGTAGTTCCTGCGTGACAGCCGGCGGTTCGGATGAGGGCGTCTTCGCCGGCGCTTCAGCCGATGGCGGTGTCACCACAGGGGATTCGATGCCAACACAGCCCGCCAATAGAAACACCAGGGCCAGCAACAGCGCCCAACCAGCCAACCGCCTGGAAACACCCATCACACACCTTTCCTTACTCTTCAGGATCATCCATACTGCAAGGAACCTGGAGATGCTTCGGCACGCTCTGCGTCAGCATGACATAACCGAAGTTCCTTAGCAGACTTGCTCCGTGTCGAGAGGCGGAATCATGACATTCTGACATTCCGACATCCCAACCCCTACTTCTCCACGCCGGTAATGACCACACCCTGAATAAACCAGCGTTGGGCCAGGAAGAAGATGATTACCGGTAAGATCAGAGCCATCAGGGCCGCGGCCTGGATCAACGGGGGCCTGGAGCCGTAGATGCCGTTGAAGAAGGCAAGACCCACCGCAATGGGCTGGAGTTCGGGTTTGGTGGAGAGATAGATCAGCGGCGCGAAGTAATCGTTCCAGGCGAATACCAGGTGGAACAGGGTTACTGCGACGATCACTGGCCATGACAGTGGCAATATGATCGATAAAAGAATGCGGAATGAGCCTGCTCCATCGATTCGTGCCGCATCGTCCAGATCATGAGGAATCGTCATGAAGTACTGGCGCAACAGAAAGGTATTGTAGGCATTGGCGAAAAAATGAGGTACGAGCAGGGGCAACCAGGTACCGACCCAGCCGATCTTCACGAAGAAAGTGTAGGTCGGAACGACCGTTACAGCCGCAGGCAGGAAGATGGTCGAAATGAGGATAATGAACAGGATATCCCGTCCTGGAAAACGAAAGCGGGAAAAACCATAGGCAACCAGAGTGCAGGAGATGACCGTGCCGATAATTCCGATGACGGCGATAGCAAGGGTATTGAAAAAAAGCCGCGGGAAGTTGATCAGATTCCATGCCTCAAAAAAGTTCTCCGTGGTCGGTGCAAAGGTCCAGGGTCGGTCCAGGCTTCGCCAGGAGCCTTGCCAGAGGATCTCTTCCTCGGGATTGGCCGGGTCGACAAAGATACTCTCCTTGCGTCCCTTCTTGACGATGGCCAGTTCGTGTTGCGTTCCATCCTCGAAGGGCACTACGTAAACATCCAGGACCTCGCCACCATACTCGAAGACTGCCGCCTCCGCCGGCCATTCCGGTGCGCCCAACTCAGTAATCTGGTCGGTGGTGCTGAAGGCGATGAAGAGCATCTGCAGGAATGGCGCGAGAAAAGCCGCCAATAGCAGTAATACAAGCAGGGTAATGGCGATTGTCTTCCAGAGATTTCCCCAGTTCCTGCGCTTTTTTGTCCCGGTCGCTATCGTTGAGGCCTGCAGGGTCTCGCCTGTGTTTGTCATGGTCAGCGCTCCTCTAACTCGAATCGCCGGCGTAGTAAACCCAGTATTTAGCGCTCCAGAACATGAAAATGGTAACCACCAGGATCACCAGGAAGAGCAGCCAGCCCATGGTCGCGCCGTAGGCCATGTTCTGGTAGGTAAAAAAAGTTTTGTAGAGGTAAAGGTTGTAGAACATGGTGGCGCCGCCCGGGGCGCCCGTGCCTGAGTTGAGGACCAGCGGCACCAGAAAATACTGGAACAGGCCGACGACGGTCAGCAGCAGGTTGTAGAAGATCACCGGCGAGATCAAGGGCAGGGTCACGTTGAACAGCGTGCGCCAGAAGCCAGCGCCATCGACCTTGGCCGCATCGTAGAGCTCGGTGGGCACTCCCTGCAACGCGGCCATGTTGATCAGCATGGCGTTGCCGATTCCCCACAACCCCAGGATCACCAGGGCGGGATAGACCCACGTGGGATCGTTGAGCCAGTTCGGTGGATTCTTTACCCCCAGCCCCTCCAGTGCCATATTGAGCCAGCCTGTCTCGGGGTTGATGATGGCGCCCCAGATGAAGATCGCGGCCACGAAGGGAATGATGTAGGGAAAATAGAACAGCACACGCATGAAGTATTTGCCGTACAAATAGGCACTGTTCATCAACAACGCCAGAATGATCGGCAGGATCATGCCCACGGGCAGGGCGATCAGGCCAAATTTGATCGTAATCAGCAGCGATTCCCAGACCTGGGTGTCCCGGAAAAGGGTTCTGTAGTTCTCCAACCCCACAAAGTTCACCGCTTCACCGCTTCCCAGCCGGATGTTGGTGAACGTGAACACGACGGAGGCGATTACGGGGATCAGCGTAAAGATCAGGAAACCGATCAACCAGGGTGAGATATAGAGGTATCCCGTGAGGGCTTCCCGTCGGGCCATTCTGGACATGCCGCGCCAGCCCGCGCCCTTCTTTTCTGGACGGGATTGAAATTCAGTGATGGCTTCCATACCCTGCGCTCCCTGATTGCTTACGATGTTTCAGCGTGTCATCCCGGGGCAGGCCAGCTTCGGCCGGCTTGCCCCGGATTTTGTTGCAGAAGCCCAAGCCGCCTGGGTTTCTGCCTGTTTCAGTGGCCTACTCAGCCTTGTCGAAGATGACCTGAAGATCGGTCAACAGGGCGGCGATCTCGGCATCTATGTCGAGGCCAGCGTCATTGGACATAAGGCTGTTGAAGGTGTCTACACGGTCCCAGGCCTCGTTCCAACCAGGCGTGTAGCCCTCGGCGCTGGGAATGTCGGGATAAGCCAGACCGGCCTCCATGACAGCCCAGTTCTCCACGTTGGGATACTCTTCGCCCTTGGCGGCAAAGAAGTCCGCCATTTGCTCGGCGCGGGCGGGCATGCCGCCGTAGGTGGGAAGCAAGGTGGGGGCGGCCTCACCGATGAGGTAGGCCATGACCTCGAAGGCCTCGTCGGGATGTTCGGTTCCCTTCCAGAGACGATAGGTGTCGGCATCGACGCGGCCATGCACTTCTCCTTCGTAAGCGGGCAGTGCGGCCAGGTCCCAGCCGTCACCGGCGTCGCCGAGGCAGCAGGTGTACCACATGTGAGTGATGGCCATGGCGACCTTGCCGGAGTTGAAGGGATTGCCAGCGCCATATTCGGGGCTTTCAGAGACAGCGCCATTGGGGCTGAAGGGTTGTTCGCCCCACATGCTGTCGTAGTTCCAATTCCAGGCAGCGGCCCAGGCATCGGGGATTTGGGCGGTTTTGCCATCATCGGCAACGAGCGAGCCAGCGTCGAATAACGCGCCCATATGGTTGGGGTGCTGCCACTGCGGGAAGTAGCCGAACTGGACGATGTTGTCGGTGTCGAATTCAGCCATGGAAGCATCGTTGCCGTCGGCGTCCACGGTCAGGATTTTGGCGATTTCAGCCAGGGTGTCGAAATTCCACTCGACTTCAGAGCCATCGGGCATGATGTACTTGTCGCCATAGCTGGCGGGCGGGTAGTTGAGTCCGGCCTCGTCGAACATCTCTTTCTGATAGAAGACAGCGGCGGGGAAGACGGCGAAGGGCAGACCTACCTGACCCTCATCGGTGATGTAGAACTTGACCAGCTCCTCGTTGAATTGGGTGGTGTCGTAGTTGCTTTTCTCAACGAGGGAGCTGATGTCCAGCCACTGGCCGTGGAAGGCATTGGAGCCACCCCAACCCACGGGGCCGATGACATCAGGGCCGGCGCCGGCCGCGATCTGCGTCGCCAGCGTATCGCGGGCTGCATCGTAGGGCACGACTTCAAGGATCAACTCGATGTTATCGTGGCTGGCGTTGAAGTCCTCCACGACCTGAGCTTGCACTTCCTGCTGTTCCGGGTCTGTCCCGGTGCCAAGGCCAACGAACCAGCGGACCTGGACCTTGTCGCCAGCCATCTCCTCGACCTTCTCGGCAACTTCTTCGACCTTCTCGGCAACTTCCGGGGCTGCCTCTTCGACCTTTTCGGCCACTTCTTCGACCTTCTCCTGAACCTGCTCGGGCTGCACAGCGCCGCCACAGGCCACTGCCATCATGCTCACAATCAGAAGCATGGCCAGTAGTCCCATCAACCTGGAATTACGCATAACAAATCTCCTCCTGTAAGGAATGTAGAAAGGTGAAAACCAGACACCTCAGCTGGTGATCTGGCATCTGAATATCGGGGAGTTGGTGCCCATCCATCCGCCGTAAATCAGCTTCGTGATGGTTCACATCTCGCAGATACCCAGGTGCCAGCGCGCCAGAAAACCGCTCGTACCATGCTAACAACCACATGACTTGCGAACGACCAGTTCAGTGGGCAACAAGGTCAGGGGCTCACCCATCCCGGTACGCACCACGGAGATCAACTGCCTGGCCGCCGCGCTGCCCGCCTCTTCGATCGGTGCCCGAACGGTGGTCAACGGTGGCGACAGCAGGTCCACAAAAGGCACGTCGTCGAATCCAATGATCGCGACATCCTCCGGCACCCGTTTGCCGGCCCCTCGCATGGCAAACATGGCACCGGTGGCCATCTCGTCGTCGCCGGCGAAGATAGCGTCGATCTCGATGCCCTGCATCAACCATTCTTCGACCACCTGCCGGGCTTGAAGACCTTCGAAGTCACCAATGCCCGCCAATGCTGGATCGAAAGGCAGGCCATGGGCGTTCAGTGCTTCCCGATAGCCCATCTCCCGCCAGTAGGAATCCTCGTTTCCGGCAGGACCGGCGATGAAGGCGATGCGCCGGCAACCATGTACCTCGATAAGGTGCTCGACGGCCCGCCGGCTGCCCGCCTTGTTCTCGAAGGTTACACAGGGTATCGACAGTCCCGCCGGTGGCGTGCGATGCAACAGCACCAATGGAAAGTCACGCCGGTAGAGCCTGGCGAGGTCAGCATCACTCAAACGGTTGGTGAATACCATCAAACCGTCCGTATTATGCTGGCCCAACGGCATGGAACTGTACTCAAGATGAGCGGGAGTCTGAGAGGAGGCATGGATCAGGAGATCGAAACCGCTCTCGCGGGCTGCCAGCTCGATTCCCTGAATCAGAGGATAAAAAAAGGCCCCTGCGATCTGCGGAAGGAGCAGGCCAATGGTGGCAATTCGCCGACCGGCCAACGTCCTGGCCGCCGCATGAGGCGTATAATCCAGCAATCGCATCGCCTGACGAACCTGAACCATGGTATCGCCGGCAACGGGTGCTGTATCGTTGAGAACCCTGCTGACCGTGGAAATGGAGACACCGGCCAGTCTGGCTACATCTGAAATCGTGGCGCGTCGTCGCGAATTAGCTATCGTCACAGAATCGCTATGTCCACCAAATTGAACCGAAAGGGTTCTTAGAAAGCGCTTTCAGTGTCGCCAAAAAAAAGCCATCTGTCAGACCACCATGGTCCAACAACCCACTGAAAGCGCTTTCAGTATAACAGACGATTTGGCTTTTGTCAAGAGAAGATTAAGATGGATTTGAAGCGATTTCGTGGAGTTCACGTGTGCGCTCAGGAATGAGAATCTATCAACTTGAAAATCGACCAGGCACTTCACGCCTCATGGCATTGGCTCCATCCAGGCTTCGAAGACAGCGGCAATATTCCTGGCGGGCACGTCGTTTCCCCATTCGCACTGGGCGATGACGCCCCCCGTGCCCTTGTCCAGCACCCGGCGCACCCGGCGCACCGCCTCCTTGACCTGCTCCGGCGTGCCAAAAGGCAGCACCTGCTGGCGGTCGATCTCTCCCCAAAAGGTGATTTGCCCCTGGTACCTGTGGCCAAGCAGTTCGATATCCATGCAAAAGAGCTGTGAATTGAGCACAT
This genomic stretch from Chloroflexota bacterium harbors:
- a CDS encoding carbohydrate ABC transporter permease, translated to MTNTGETLQASTIATGTKKRRNWGNLWKTIAITLLVLLLLAAFLAPFLQMLFIAFSTTDQITELGAPEWPAEAAVFEYGGEVLDVYVVPFEDGTQHELAIVKKGRKESIFVDPANPEEEILWQGSWRSLDRPWTFAPTTENFFEAWNLINFPRLFFNTLAIAVIGIIGTVISCTLVAYGFSRFRFPGRDILFIILISTIFLPAAVTVVPTYTFFVKIGWVGTWLPLLVPHFFANAYNTFLLRQYFMTIPHDLDDAARIDGAGSFRILLSIILPLSWPVIVAVTLFHLVFAWNDYFAPLIYLSTKPELQPIAVGLAFFNGIYGSRPPLIQAAALMALILPVIIFFLAQRWFIQGVVITGVEK
- a CDS encoding 6-phospho-beta-glucosidase, coding for MKVAVIGGGSSYTPELINGFLQRIDSFPMSELWLVDIDQQRLDIVGGFARRMVQAKGSPFQVHLTTDQRQGVAGASYVTTQLRVGGMQARREDEYLGRRHGLIGQETTGVGGMAKALRTIPAILSIANDMQESAAGALLVNFTNPAGLVTEALARHAPAVPAAGVCNAPITAKMHIIEQLEKRSGMSIDPAQAQLDTLGLNHLSWHRGFSIGQEDVWQQVIAGALADLRASEEPEWPPELIESLKMLPNYYLQYFYFTEKKLDQQGKWDETGSRAEEVMEIERDLLAQYADPSLTEPPDDLMKRGGAYYSTVATQLLNAHYNDLGETHVVNVPHGGAVPGWPKDWVLEMPCRVGRSGIEPIATEPLPPVCSGLLAHVKSYELLTVEAAVHGDRDAAYQALLAHPLGPSADQVEAVLNDLIATNQAYLPQFDN
- a CDS encoding LacI family DNA-binding transcriptional regulator, with amino-acid sequence MTIANSRRRATISDVARLAGVSISTVSRVLNDTAPVAGDTMVQVRQAMRLLDYTPHAAARTLAGRRIATIGLLLPQIAGAFFYPLIQGIELAARESGFDLLIHASSQTPAHLEYSSMPLGQHNTDGLMVFTNRLSDADLARLYRRDFPLVLLHRTPPAGLSIPCVTFENKAGSRRAVEHLIEVHGCRRIAFIAGPAGNEDSYWREMGYREALNAHGLPFDPALAGIGDFEGLQARQVVEEWLMQGIEIDAIFAGDDEMATGAMFAMRGAGKRVPEDVAIIGFDDVPFVDLLSPPLTTVRAPIEEAGSAAARQLISVVRTGMGEPLTLLPTELVVRKSCGC
- a CDS encoding BadF/BadG/BcrA/BcrD ATPase family protein, translating into MTKYYLGVDVGNTKSHALIADEQGQAIGFSETGPGSWEAIGWQGAREVLGDLIHRTLTSAGLDMGVLTGAGFGLAGYDWPEDVEPHRRMIDSLDLGAPYAMVNDAMSGLLAGSRTGWGVAVSAGTSVNCRGRDQQGRVGRVTGSSALFGEHAGALELVGKAVQAVAAAWTQRGPSTVLGGAFLEATGARDTVDLLAGLARDRYYLGPAHAPIVFDVAASGDQVAQDLITWSGRGLGDLANGVIRQLNFENSAFEVVLAGSFYKGSPRLIDVMRETIHAVAPLARLVRLRVPPVVGATLLGMEQGGLDAQTVRRRLIDSTGVLLDRDRQSNKKDVSQT
- a CDS encoding extracellular solute-binding protein; protein product: MRNSRLMGLLAMLLIVSMMAVACGGAVQPEQVQEKVEEVAEKVEEAAPEVAEKVEEVAEKVEEMAGDKVQVRWFVGLGTGTDPEQQEVQAQVVEDFNASHDNIELILEVVPYDAARDTLATQIAAGAGPDVIGPVGWGGSNAFHGQWLDISSLVEKSNYDTTQFNEELVKFYITDEGQVGLPFAVFPAAVFYQKEMFDEAGLNYPPASYGDKYIMPDGSEVEWNFDTLAEIAKILTVDADGNDASMAEFDTDNIVQFGYFPQWQHPNHMGALFDAGSLVADDGKTAQIPDAWAAAWNWNYDSMWGEQPFSPNGAVSESPEYGAGNPFNSGKVAMAITHMWYTCCLGDAGDGWDLAALPAYEGEVHGRVDADTYRLWKGTEHPDEAFEVMAYLIGEAAPTLLPTYGGMPARAEQMADFFAAKGEEYPNVENWAVMEAGLAYPDIPSAEGYTPGWNEAWDRVDTFNSLMSNDAGLDIDAEIAALLTDLQVIFDKAE
- a CDS encoding sugar ABC transporter permease; the protein is MEAITEFQSRPEKKGAGWRGMSRMARREALTGYLYISPWLIGFLIFTLIPVIASVVFTFTNIRLGSGEAVNFVGLENYRTLFRDTQVWESLLITIKFGLIALPVGMILPIILALLMNSAYLYGKYFMRVLFYFPYIIPFVAAIFIWGAIINPETGWLNMALEGLGVKNPPNWLNDPTWVYPALVILGLWGIGNAMLINMAALQGVPTELYDAAKVDGAGFWRTLFNVTLPLISPVIFYNLLLTVVGLFQYFLVPLVLNSGTGAPGGATMFYNLYLYKTFFTYQNMAYGATMGWLLFLVILVVTIFMFWSAKYWVYYAGDSS